DNA sequence from the Lentimicrobiaceae bacterium genome:
ACTGCAGGGTGAAATTGTCCGTAATGTTGAGCCTCACTGCGGCTACATTCATCGCGGAATCGAAAAAATGTGCGAACACCTTACATACCAGCAAATTATTCATCTGAGCGACAGGCTTGATTATCTTTCGGCACATATCAATAACGAAGCCGTATGTTTATGTGTGGAAAATGCGCTTGAAATAGAAATTCCCGAAAGGGTGAAGTATATCAGAACCATACTCGATGAACTTACCCGTATACAATCGCACCAGTTGTGGTGGTGTTCGTTCGGAATGGACCTGGGAGCATTGACCTGTTTTTTCTACGGTTTACGCGACCGCGAATATATCCTTGATATTTTTGAAGAAACAACAGGCGGCAGACTTATACAGAGCTACAACACTCCGGGCGGCTTGATGCAGGATATTCATCCTGGTTTCCAGAAAAGGGTAAAAGATTTTATCAAATATTTCCGGAAAAAACTTCCCGAATATGGCCAATTGCTGACCGGCAACGTAATAATGCAGGAAAGATGCAAGAAAATAGGTTATCTCTCTCTCGAAGATGCAATATCTTACGGAGTTACCGGACCTTCAGGCAGAGGCTCGGGCTGGGCTTGCGATGTGAGAAAGATTCATCCTTACAGTGCTTACGATAAAGTTGACTTTGTGGAACCTCTTTACCGCGATGGTGACACTTTCGCACGCTATAAAGTAAGGATTGATGAAATGTGGGAATCAATGAAAATTATTGAACAACTCATTGATAATATTCCCGAAGGCAACTATTCAGTGAAAATGAAGCCGGTTATAAAACTTCCTGAAGGTGAATATTATCAAAGGGTGGAAGCAGCAAGAGGAGAATTAGGTGTTTATATAATCAGCAAGGGGGATAAGTATCCTTACAGATTGAAATTCCGTTCTCCGAACCTGAGTAACCTTTCGGCTATCAACACCATGGTTCATGGTCAGAAAATTGCCGACTTGGTAGCTATCGGTGGTTCGCTTGATTATGTAATACCAGACATTGACAGATAATTAACAAAAGATAGTATCATTCATATACTTATATATGGTTTTCAATATTTACGATTTTACTTCCTTTACGCAATGGATAGATGAGGGTCTCAACTCAGCGATGTCGCCAGTTTGGGCTATGGTTATTGAGATGACCATTATTGGCGTTACTATTCTCGCCTTTTATGCCTTAGTAGGACTGTTTCTGGTGTATGCCGAACGTAAGGTATGCGGATTTTTCCAATGCCGTGTTGGTCCTAACCGTGTAGGTCCCTGGGGATTTTTCCAAACCATAGCCGACCTTATCAAGCTACTGATGAAAGAGTTGATACGCATCAAAAATGCCGATAAATTCCTTTTCAATCTTGCACCATTTATCGTGATTGCGGCATCTTTTCTTGCAATAGCCGCCATTCCTTTTGCCAAAGGATTACACGCCATTGATTTTAACATTGGCGTTTTGTATGTTATGGCAGTATCGTCTATGGGTGTAATCGGAGTTCTTCTTGCCGGATGGTCGAGTAATAATAAATATTCGCTCATCGGCGCATTGAGGAGCGGTGCGCAGATTGTAAGCTACGAGCTTTCCGTTGGTCTTTCGCTGATAACCATGTGTGTACTTGCAGGAACCATGCAGTTTTCAACAATAATAGAAAACCAGGCTGACGGATGGTTTATTTTCAAAGGACATATCCCTG
Encoded proteins:
- a CDS encoding NADH-quinone oxidoreductase subunit H produces the protein MYDFTSFTQWIDEGLNSAMSPVWAMVIEMTIIGVTILAFYALVGLFLVYAERKVCGFFQCRVGPNRVGPWGFFQTIADLIKLLMKELIRIKNADKFLFNLAPFIVIAASFLAIAAIPFAKGLHAIDFNIGVLYVMAVSSMGVIGVLLAGWSSNNKYSLIGALRSGAQIVSYELSVGLSLITMCVLAGTMQFSTIIENQADGWFIFKGHIP